The proteins below are encoded in one region of Flavobacterium nackdongense:
- a CDS encoding YihY/virulence factor BrkB family protein — MSKEIEASIEKIPVLRNLIRPLKRIKLHSMEGLPLYDLLELYVIGIIDGGLSYHASSIAFSFFMALFPFALFILNLIPFIPIEGFQLDFLRFVKEGVPPNTYDAIYKIISDILNNSDSGLLSTGFILSIFLMANGLNGILGGFESSKHVLVKRKFWHQYLVALGMSLILSFLLLATIAIIVVFEVAIQHSIIQDVVSDRIPLIILGRYAFIILMILLITSILFKFGTTHDQKRVFISVGSVFTTLLIIIDSYVFGIWVIKFSKYNELYGSIGTLLIMMFYIWINCMILLLGFELNASINKLKRQHAKKKLHQKAADDANNPI, encoded by the coding sequence ATGAGCAAAGAAATTGAAGCAAGCATAGAAAAGATACCAGTGCTACGTAATTTAATTCGTCCCCTAAAACGGATTAAGTTGCACAGTATGGAGGGGTTGCCTTTGTATGATTTGTTAGAGTTGTATGTTATTGGTATTATCGATGGCGGTTTAAGCTATCACGCTAGTTCCATTGCATTTAGCTTTTTTATGGCTTTATTTCCTTTTGCGTTGTTTATACTCAATCTTATTCCTTTCATCCCTATTGAAGGATTTCAACTCGATTTCCTTCGATTTGTCAAGGAAGGAGTGCCGCCAAATACCTATGATGCGATTTATAAAATCATCAGCGATATTTTGAATAATAGTGATTCAGGATTGTTGTCAACAGGATTTATATTGTCCATATTTTTGATGGCAAATGGATTGAATGGTATTTTGGGTGGATTTGAATCTTCAAAACATGTTCTTGTAAAAAGGAAATTTTGGCATCAGTATTTAGTCGCCTTAGGAATGTCTTTGATATTGTCCTTTTTGTTATTGGCAACAATCGCCATTATTGTTGTTTTTGAAGTTGCAATCCAACATTCCATTATCCAAGATGTAGTTAGCGACCGAATTCCGCTCATAATTTTAGGGCGGTATGCTTTTATTATTCTAATGATATTGCTGATTACTTCCATACTTTTCAAATTCGGAACTACTCACGATCAAAAAAGAGTTTTTATTTCGGTAGGTTCTGTTTTTACAACTCTTTTGATAATAATAGATTCTTATGTATTTGGGATTTGGGTTATAAAATTTTCAAAATACAATGAACTCTACGGTTCTATCGGAACCTTATTGATTATGATGTTTTATATTTGGATCAACTGTATGATTCTACTGCTGGGCTTCGAATTGAATGCCTCTATAAATAAATTGAAACGGCAGCATGCGAAGAAAAAACTACATCAAAAAGCTGCGGATGACGCTAATAACCCAATATAA